A region from the Cannabis sativa cultivar Pink pepper isolate KNU-18-1 chromosome 9, ASM2916894v1, whole genome shotgun sequence genome encodes:
- the LOC133030820 gene encoding uncharacterized protein LOC133030820 isoform X1 produces MVAQDVEIVSRGQFSYAQVVEMALTAERSENKIWKENAAMRESKKGGANSNDHKKRGQDQSGQRSQDKRYKSDNDQRFNGSSGRNIPECPKCTKRHLGECRAKACYKCGKEGHIKRNCPLWGQTGNRAEPKKDDKYVPARVFAITQAEAEASPSVVSGSCSQQGNSLRCSR; encoded by the exons ATGGTTGCTCAAGATGTGGAAATTGTGTCAAGGGGTCAATTCAGCTATGCTCAAGTTGTCGAAATGGCTCTTACGGCTGAGCGGAGtgaaaacaaaatttggaaggaaaatgctgCCATGAGAGAATCTAAGAAAGGTGGAGCCAATTCTAATGACCACAAGAAACGGGGACAGGACCAGTCCGGGCAGCGAAGTCAAGACAAGAGGTACAAAAGTGATAACGACCAACGATTTAATGGCAGCAGTGGGCGAAACATTCCAGAATGCCCTAAATGTACCAAACGTCATCTCGGTGAGTGTCGCGCAAAAGCATGCTACAAATGTGGAAAAGAAGGACACATCAAACGCAATTGCCCACTGTGGGGACAGACTGGGAATAGAGCAGAACCCAAGAAAGATGACAAGTATGTTCCAGCCAGAGTTTTTGCCATCACTCAAGCAGAAGCTGAGGCCAGTCCTTCGGTTGTATCAG gatcttgttctcaacaaggaaattcgttgaggtgctcgaggtag
- the LOC133030820 gene encoding uncharacterized protein LOC133030820 isoform X2 yields MVAQDVEIVSRGQFSYAQVVEMALTAERSENKIWKENAAMRESKKGGANSNDHKKRGQDQSGQRSQDKRYKSDNDQRFNGSSGRNIPECPKCTKRHLGECRAKACYKCGKEGHIKRNCPLWGQTGNRAEPKKDDKYVPARVFAITQAEAEASPSVVSGKGKAKQ; encoded by the exons ATGGTTGCTCAAGATGTGGAAATTGTGTCAAGGGGTCAATTCAGCTATGCTCAAGTTGTCGAAATGGCTCTTACGGCTGAGCGGAGtgaaaacaaaatttggaaggaaaatgctgCCATGAGAGAATCTAAGAAAGGTGGAGCCAATTCTAATGACCACAAGAAACGGGGACAGGACCAGTCCGGGCAGCGAAGTCAAGACAAGAGGTACAAAAGTGATAACGACCAACGATTTAATGGCAGCAGTGGGCGAAACATTCCAGAATGCCCTAAATGTACCAAACGTCATCTCGGTGAGTGTCGCGCAAAAGCATGCTACAAATGTGGAAAAGAAGGACACATCAAACGCAATTGCCCACTGTGGGGACAGACTGGGAATAGAGCAGAACCCAAGAAAGATGACAAGTATGTTCCAGCCAGAGTTTTTGCCATCACTCAAGCAGAAGCTGAGGCCAGTCCTTCGGTTGTATCAG gtaagggtaaggctaagcagtga